One window from the genome of Ensifer canadensis encodes:
- a CDS encoding DMT family transporter, which yields MRISILADSDGSKRMAVIAGAAFVAITTVQFVAARFSLREHLTAADIVGLRFAGALFVFLPVLWKTGTAKLRLLGWRKAGLLALLVGLPYTLIINQGLTHAPAAHAAALSPASIVFFSFLLSRLVFKDKVSRARIIGMVAIIGGLLLFVSPAALKTGDTLRGDLLFAGSGIMFALYAVLVRFWSVDARTAAIAAVLFSCLPLPLLYIVAPSGFAAASIAEIATQFVIQGFLAGAVAIVLYTYTVHQLGPREASLFMPCIPVTTCVVGMAVLEEMLTLPQFVAIAAITFGMVFPMLQKS from the coding sequence GTGCGTATTTCGATCCTCGCAGACAGTGACGGCAGCAAGCGGATGGCTGTTATAGCAGGGGCAGCATTCGTCGCGATTACCACCGTGCAATTCGTGGCCGCCCGCTTCAGCTTGCGCGAACATCTGACCGCCGCCGATATCGTCGGCTTACGGTTTGCTGGCGCTCTTTTCGTCTTCCTGCCGGTGCTATGGAAGACCGGCACGGCAAAGCTGAGGCTGTTAGGCTGGCGCAAAGCCGGTCTGCTGGCACTGCTCGTGGGATTGCCTTACACCCTGATCATCAATCAGGGGCTTACGCACGCCCCGGCCGCCCATGCCGCAGCCCTGTCTCCCGCCTCCATCGTCTTCTTCTCGTTCCTGCTCTCGCGTCTCGTGTTCAAGGACAAGGTTTCCCGCGCGCGCATCATCGGCATGGTCGCGATCATCGGCGGACTGCTTCTGTTCGTTTCCCCCGCAGCCCTAAAGACAGGCGACACCCTGCGCGGCGATCTGCTCTTTGCGGGATCGGGGATCATGTTCGCGCTCTATGCGGTGCTGGTGAGGTTCTGGTCCGTTGACGCGAGAACGGCGGCGATCGCCGCTGTTCTCTTCTCCTGCTTGCCGCTGCCCCTGTTGTACATCGTGGCGCCGAGTGGTTTCGCAGCTGCCTCCATAGCCGAGATTGCGACGCAATTCGTGATCCAGGGCTTCCTTGCCGGTGCGGTTGCGATCGTGCTCTATACTTATACGGTTCATCAACTTGGCCCGCGAGAGGCCTCGCTGTTCATGCCGTGCATTCCAGTGACGACGTGTGTGGTCGGGATGGCAGTGCTCGAGGAAATGCTGACCCTTCCCCAGTTCGTTGCTATCGCTGCCATTACATTTGGAATGGTGTTCCCAATGCTACAAAAATCCTGA
- a CDS encoding ArdC family protein: MHTKRDTYQIITDTILQALETCGPCERPWVGPSLTMPVNAVSGHEYRGTNVVMLWVAANEAGYAENQWATFKQWSENGASVRKGEKGTPVIWFKMLERQGDEVGDIDAEDENGRRIPCARLSWVFNVAQLDGYQPEKARAPEHNQVSPIETADALITASGAKIRHEGANAFYRPSTDEIVLPPQHLFTGTSTSSATEAFYGVVLHELTHWSGPRLKREFGKRFGDDAYAAEELVAELGAAFLCARLGVSAEPRADHAKYLASWIKILKGDRKAFITAASKASEASDYLLALPD, translated from the coding sequence ATGCACACCAAGCGCGACACCTATCAGATCATCACCGATACCATTCTCCAAGCCCTCGAAACCTGCGGACCCTGCGAGCGTCCCTGGGTCGGCCCGTCGCTGACCATGCCGGTCAACGCCGTGTCAGGTCACGAATACCGCGGCACCAACGTCGTCATGCTGTGGGTCGCCGCAAACGAGGCCGGCTACGCGGAAAATCAATGGGCGACCTTCAAGCAGTGGTCCGAAAACGGCGCAAGCGTCCGCAAGGGCGAAAAAGGCACCCCGGTCATCTGGTTCAAAATGCTCGAGCGCCAGGGCGACGAAGTCGGCGACATCGACGCCGAAGACGAGAATGGCCGCCGCATTCCCTGTGCCCGCCTCAGCTGGGTGTTCAACGTCGCTCAGCTCGATGGCTACCAACCCGAGAAGGCTCGCGCGCCCGAGCACAATCAGGTGTCCCCGATCGAAACGGCCGATGCCCTCATCACTGCGAGTGGCGCGAAAATCCGCCACGAAGGCGCAAACGCCTTCTACCGGCCCAGCACCGACGAAATCGTGCTGCCGCCGCAACACCTGTTCACCGGCACGTCCACCAGCAGCGCCACCGAGGCATTTTACGGCGTCGTTCTTCACGAGCTGACCCACTGGAGCGGACCACGGCTCAAGCGCGAGTTTGGCAAGCGCTTTGGCGATGATGCCTATGCCGCCGAAGAGCTGGTTGCCGAACTGGGCGCAGCGTTCCTCTGCGCCCGCCTGGGCGTTTCGGCCGAGCCTCGCGCCGATCATGCCAAGTATCTTGCCAGCTGGATCAAGATCCTGAAGGGCGACCGCAAGGCGTTCATCACCGCCGCCAGCAAAGCGTCCGAGGCCAGCGATTACCTGCTGGCTCTCCCAGACTGA
- a CDS encoding Lrp/AsnC family transcriptional regulator encodes MKQEAAELDAIDRNLLRLLQEDGRRTTLELANRVGLSPTGASQRLKRLFREGYVKAVRAILDPQKVGRGTVVFIQVRLDHTAPHIFERFAEAISNASEVLECHMVIGGFDYLVKARIADMTMFQDFLERVILPLPGVRETHTYASVADVKPDALLPI; translated from the coding sequence GTGAAACAAGAAGCTGCCGAACTCGACGCAATCGACCGCAACCTGCTGAGGCTGCTGCAGGAAGACGGTCGTCGTACTACGCTCGAATTGGCGAACCGGGTCGGCTTGTCGCCGACCGGGGCGAGCCAGCGCCTCAAACGGCTGTTCCGGGAGGGTTATGTAAAAGCCGTCAGGGCGATCCTTGATCCGCAGAAGGTTGGCCGGGGAACAGTGGTGTTCATTCAGGTCCGCCTCGATCACACCGCTCCGCACATTTTCGAGCGGTTCGCCGAGGCAATCTCAAATGCATCGGAAGTTCTGGAATGCCACATGGTCATCGGCGGCTTCGACTATCTCGTCAAAGCGAGAATTGCCGACATGACGATGTTTCAGGACTTTCTGGAGCGGGTGATATTGCCTTTACCCGGTGTAAGGGAGACCCATACCTACGCATCCGTTGCAGATGTAAAGCCTGATGCCCTGTTGCCGATTTGA